From Cervus canadensis isolate Bull #8, Minnesota chromosome 28, ASM1932006v1, whole genome shotgun sequence, one genomic window encodes:
- the LOC122429334 gene encoding uncharacterized protein LOC122429334: protein MRQFCLFYPTGCDGRRSASLGQGKRKGQALLGDSPACLRSPCGYVRAHDETAGVSSQSRPVALKVCLQEGHRGLEKARVVTNPGSVHFSGPALPHPGELLRPCLHLHAPWTHLFPCPGGQLQIPAPLVKVFCAILPVAWRTLFSFVIVLVLTGKNMGHDAKGLRGMGGMGVREGDLGRGTWGGEAEWSQLAGERSGSKVRSRQGGGTGVSLGRKSRDPTVDFSCSVERRQDHRRRRRQEWMKSSEVRLLWGPRGAGQGPEGSFPCLASDSVVTVTLTPTVRSSRHQCCEDVGRKGVCGGRMGSSR from the coding sequence agaaaaggacaagCGCTGCTGGGGGACAGCCCAGCCTGCCTGCGATCGCCCTGTGGATATGTCCGTGCTCATGACGAGACTGCTGGAGTGTCCTCTCAGAGTCGTCCTGTCGCTCTGAAGGTGTGTCTGCAGGAAGGTCACCGGGGCCTCGAGAAGGCCCGGGTGGTGACCAACCCAGGGAGCGTCCATTTTTCAGGTCCAGCCCTGCCACACCCTGGCGAGCTGCTCCGGCCCTGCCTGCACCTCCACGCCCCGTGGACTCACCTCTTCCCTTGCCCAGGGGGCCAGCTCCAGATCCCCGCCCCTTTGGTGAAAGTGTTTTGTGCAATTCTTcctgttgcctggagaacacttttctcctttgttattGTTTTGGTTTTAACCGGAAAGAACATGGGTCATGATGCTAAGGGGCTGAGGGGCATGGGAGGGATGGGAGTCAGGGAGGGGGATCTGGGGAGGgggacctggggaggggaggctgaaTGGAGTCAGCTTGCAGGTGAAAGGTCAGGGTCGAAGGTCAGGAGTAGGCAGGGAGGGGGGACAGGTGTGAGCCTGGGCAGGAAGTCCAGGGACCCCACAGTGGACTTCTCCTGCTCAGTAGAAAGGCGGCAGGATCaccggaggaggaggagacaagaaTGGATGAAAAGCTCTGAGGTTCGGCTCTTGTGGGGGCCGAGAGGAGCCGGGCAGGGACCAGAAGGCAGTTTCCCCTGCCTGGCGAGTGACAGTGTAGTCACGGTGACCCTCACACCTACGGTCCGGAGTTCCCGCCATCAGTGCTGTGAGGATGTGGGCAGGAAGGGTGTGTGCGGGGGTCGGATGGGGAGCTCAAGGTAG